In a genomic window of uncultured Sphaerochaeta sp.:
- a CDS encoding extracellular solute-binding protein has translation MKKSMLIVLMLLMVLPFAFAAGGQEVKADTAKQDVTEIVYWQYFYETKKDLMDKLIVMFEERNPDIKVTQQTFPYENYNTKVASSVPSGQGPNVINLFYGWLPLYIDSGYLQPLPESVFPNARIEQEFFPLVEAAKFDGKYYALPTAVRSLALFWNKDLFKAAGLDPEVPPTTMDEMVAFAKKIAKTDKSGNYLQAGMSLELRGQMHHVVREVLIRQFGGSPYNADSSKVTYNSQAGYDALKWFTDLETVHKVGIPQYMTDDVTAFSAGKMGITIDGSFRLGNFNKLKDTLHYGVAELPEMNGVKSNFASFWANGITSTTQGKQLEASIKFLEFLTSDEVMAMWLPAIGELPAKKALALKDEFKNDPTYGPFIRGLEYAQATKFLDENAQRMVWINAYDEVVLNGKSPKQAVDQAAAEEQKVIDAYYAK, from the coding sequence ATGAAAAAGAGTATGTTGATTGTGCTGATGTTGCTGATGGTATTGCCATTTGCCTTTGCAGCAGGTGGACAGGAAGTGAAAGCTGACACAGCAAAACAGGACGTGACGGAGATTGTGTACTGGCAGTACTTCTATGAAACGAAGAAAGACCTGATGGACAAGCTGATCGTGATGTTCGAGGAACGAAACCCCGATATCAAAGTCACCCAGCAGACCTTCCCGTATGAGAACTACAACACCAAGGTAGCGTCTTCCGTTCCTTCCGGGCAGGGCCCGAACGTAATCAACCTGTTCTATGGTTGGTTGCCCCTCTACATCGATAGTGGCTATTTGCAGCCGCTTCCCGAGAGCGTGTTCCCGAACGCCCGCATTGAGCAGGAGTTCTTCCCGCTGGTGGAAGCAGCCAAGTTTGACGGAAAGTACTACGCACTTCCGACTGCTGTCCGTTCGTTGGCTCTCTTCTGGAACAAGGACCTCTTCAAGGCTGCAGGCCTGGACCCCGAAGTCCCTCCCACGACCATGGATGAGATGGTTGCATTCGCCAAGAAGATTGCCAAGACCGACAAGAGCGGCAACTACCTGCAGGCCGGTATGTCTCTTGAGCTGCGCGGACAGATGCACCATGTCGTACGTGAAGTCCTGATCCGCCAGTTCGGTGGATCCCCGTACAATGCCGACTCCTCGAAAGTCACCTACAACAGCCAGGCTGGGTATGATGCACTGAAGTGGTTCACCGATCTGGAAACCGTCCACAAGGTTGGCATTCCCCAGTACATGACTGATGATGTCACCGCATTCAGCGCCGGCAAGATGGGTATCACCATCGACGGTTCGTTCAGACTTGGCAACTTCAACAAGCTCAAGGATACCCTGCACTATGGTGTGGCTGAGCTTCCCGAGATGAACGGGGTGAAGTCGAACTTTGCTTCCTTCTGGGCCAATGGCATCACCAGCACCACACAGGGCAAGCAGCTTGAGGCTTCCATCAAGTTCCTTGAGTTCCTGACCAGCGACGAGGTCATGGCCATGTGGCTGCCGGCAATCGGTGAGCTTCCTGCCAAGAAGGCTTTGGCTCTGAAGGACGAGTTCAAGAACGATCCTACCTACGGTCCGTTCATCAGGGGCTTGGAGTATGCACAGGCCACCAAGTTCCTCGACGAAAATGCACAGAGAATGGTGTGGATCAACGCGTATGACGAGGTTGTCCTGAACGGAAAGAGTCCGAAACAGGCTGTTGATCAGGCTGCTGCTGAAGAGCAGAAGGTGATTGATGCCTACTATGCAAAGTAA
- a CDS encoding carbohydrate ABC transporter permease, whose protein sequence is MRNKKLLNTILRHVLLFLFGLAMLFPFIWMLATSLKSGAEVYSLSLIPDNPSFRNYLRLLSSGNFPYWFTNSMIVGLVVTLSVLFFDSLVGFTLSKYEFRGKKLIFLLILSTMMIPTEMLVIPWFIMSNNFNWLDTYWGILFPGLMSGFGTFLMKSFFEGVPNDLLDAGRIDGLPEFRIFSQIAIPLVKPALSALAIFTFIGNWNAFLWPLIVVNKIERYTLPIGLSFFNGEFQTQWEMVMTGASVATLPVFIVFLIFQRQIVQGIALTGVKE, encoded by the coding sequence ATGAGAAATAAGAAACTGCTTAATACAATCCTCCGGCACGTGCTGTTGTTTCTCTTCGGCCTGGCTATGCTGTTCCCGTTCATCTGGATGCTTGCCACGTCCCTGAAGAGTGGGGCTGAGGTCTACAGTCTCTCCCTCATTCCTGACAACCCGTCCTTCAGGAACTATCTCAGGCTGCTCTCCAGCGGGAACTTCCCCTACTGGTTCACCAACTCCATGATCGTCGGCCTGGTGGTCACCCTTTCGGTGCTGTTCTTTGACTCACTGGTAGGCTTTACGTTGAGCAAGTATGAGTTCAGGGGCAAGAAGCTCATCTTCCTGCTCATCCTCTCCACCATGATGATTCCCACCGAGATGCTGGTCATTCCCTGGTTCATCATGTCCAACAACTTCAATTGGCTCGATACCTACTGGGGCATCCTGTTTCCCGGCTTGATGAGCGGCTTCGGCACCTTCCTGATGAAATCCTTCTTTGAAGGGGTTCCCAATGACCTGCTGGATGCAGGGCGTATTGACGGCCTCCCCGAGTTCAGGATTTTCTCCCAGATTGCAATTCCCTTGGTCAAGCCCGCTCTCTCTGCTTTGGCGATATTCACCTTCATCGGCAACTGGAATGCTTTCCTCTGGCCCTTGATCGTCGTCAACAAGATCGAGCGGTATACCCTGCCCATCGGGCTTTCGTTCTTCAACGGTGAGTTCCAGACACAGTGGGAGATGGTCATGACCGGAGCAAGCGTTGCTACGCTGCCCGTCTTCATCGTCTTCCTCATCTTCCAACGACAGATCGTGCAGGGCATCGCCCTGACCGGTGTGAAAGAGTAA
- a CDS encoding amidohydrolase family protein — protein MIQNLKILDFHCHFPVQGEWFPDYPNEKKVQFSQTTSRNYGEIWRQAFNFPKPEEPLDDRQMVELYLKDLDAKGVEKVVWVSGGGNERLAKIVGAAPDRFLGFAHQSPDAPDSADQLEHAFRDLGLKGYKLLTPEIDTPIDDEKYYPLWEVCKAYDVPVLLHFGLLGAAGGIPVATNISPLRLAKISLDFPEVKFVVPHFGCTHMGDLLQLCWTRPNVYVDTSGSNQWIRWMPYQLTLEDVIRKFLETVGPSRILFATDSSWLPRGFSMPYLEEQHRILRFLNVRDEDLEAIFYGTAAQLLGL, from the coding sequence ATGATCCAGAACCTGAAGATATTGGACTTTCATTGTCATTTCCCGGTACAGGGCGAGTGGTTTCCCGACTATCCTAACGAGAAGAAAGTACAGTTTTCCCAGACAACCAGCAGAAACTATGGGGAAATCTGGCGCCAGGCGTTCAACTTCCCCAAGCCTGAGGAACCTCTGGATGACCGGCAGATGGTTGAGCTCTATCTGAAAGACCTGGATGCAAAGGGCGTGGAAAAGGTTGTCTGGGTGTCGGGAGGAGGCAACGAGCGGCTGGCAAAGATTGTTGGGGCAGCTCCTGACCGCTTCTTGGGTTTTGCCCATCAGAGTCCCGATGCCCCCGACTCAGCCGATCAGCTGGAGCATGCATTTCGCGATCTCGGGCTCAAGGGCTACAAGCTGCTCACCCCTGAGATTGATACCCCGATTGATGACGAGAAGTACTATCCTCTCTGGGAGGTCTGCAAGGCGTATGATGTACCGGTGCTTCTGCATTTCGGGCTCTTGGGTGCGGCCGGAGGAATCCCGGTGGCAACCAATATCAGCCCGCTGCGCCTGGCAAAGATCTCCCTCGATTTTCCTGAGGTGAAGTTTGTGGTGCCGCACTTCGGATGTACCCATATGGGCGATTTGCTGCAGCTCTGCTGGACTCGGCCGAATGTGTATGTCGACACGTCGGGGAGCAACCAGTGGATACGCTGGATGCCCTATCAGCTGACGCTTGAGGATGTGATCAGGAAGTTCTTGGAAACGGTAGGACCATCCAGGATTCTCTTTGCCACTGACTCCTCATGGCTTCCCCGTGGCTTCTCGATGCCCTACCTGGAGGAACAGCATAGGATTCTCCGGTTCCTGAATGTGCGGGATGAGGACCTTGAGGCCATCTTCTACGGTACTGCGGCGCAGTTGCTCGGCCTCTGA
- a CDS encoding sugar ABC transporter permease: protein MASRPKYSVERNKQFWAYVFLAVPILFYVVIRFYPTLFAFYLSFTDWDIVSTEMHLVGLKNYLELFGDSVFWITLRNTIKYVVWGLPISLLLGFILAYQIDRVKIGDGLYKAMYFIPYITSMVAVAWVWRWLYQPVPIGVFNNLLSSLGLPTLSFLSSKTQALPSILATTIWADLGFQMIIFLAGIKAISPSLFEAARIDGANERQVLVRITLPQLKPTVVFLLITGTIRYLRIFTQVMNMTYQGEGGPLNSTKPLVLYIYDNAFKSFKMGYAAAMTVILFTLILVVTLIQMVVTRDEK, encoded by the coding sequence ATGGCCAGTCGTCCCAAGTATTCGGTTGAACGGAACAAGCAGTTCTGGGCGTATGTATTTCTTGCTGTTCCGATTCTGTTCTATGTCGTAATCCGGTTTTATCCGACGCTCTTTGCGTTCTATCTCTCCTTTACCGACTGGGATATTGTGTCGACAGAGATGCATTTGGTGGGTTTGAAGAACTATTTGGAACTCTTTGGTGATTCGGTGTTCTGGATTACGCTGAGAAATACGATCAAGTACGTCGTTTGGGGACTGCCCATCAGCCTCTTGCTCGGATTCATCCTTGCCTATCAGATCGATCGTGTGAAAATTGGGGACGGACTGTACAAGGCAATGTACTTCATTCCCTACATCACCAGCATGGTTGCTGTAGCCTGGGTATGGCGCTGGCTCTACCAGCCGGTTCCCATCGGGGTGTTCAACAACCTGCTCTCTTCGCTGGGCCTGCCTACCTTGTCATTCCTGTCCAGCAAGACACAAGCCTTGCCCTCCATCCTGGCAACCACCATCTGGGCTGACCTCGGCTTTCAGATGATCATCTTCCTTGCCGGCATCAAGGCAATTTCCCCGTCCTTGTTCGAGGCTGCGCGTATTGATGGGGCGAATGAGCGGCAGGTGCTTGTGCGCATCACGCTTCCCCAGCTCAAGCCTACCGTGGTGTTCCTGCTGATTACCGGTACGATCAGGTACCTGAGAATCTTCACCCAGGTCATGAACATGACCTACCAAGGGGAGGGCGGTCCGCTCAACTCAACAAAACCCTTGGTTCTCTACATTTATGACAACGCGTTCAAGAGTTTCAAGATGGGGTATGCCGCAGCCATGACGGTCATTCTCTTCACCTTGATCCTGGTCGTAACGCTTATCCAGATGGTGGTGACCCGCGATGAGAAATAA